The Tistrella mobilis genomic sequence AGGCCGTTCATAAACCCGGCGGGTTTCCGTCGTCCACATTCTGTCCGCTCCCGTTTCCTCTGGCGCGGCAGAGAATCACAACGGATTCACCGGATTCAATAACCTTCCGGACGGGCTCTCAGCCGCGCGACCGCGACAGCAGGGCCTGACAATGGGCCGCCACCGCATCGATCAGCGGCACGGCCGGCCGCAGCCGGTCGCGGATCAGCGGCAATTCGGTGCAGCCGAGCACGACGGCATCGGCCCCGCCCGCAACCAGATCGTCGAGGGCGGCCTGAACCGCGGCGATATCGGCCGGGGTCGGGCGCCCGGAAGAAATGCCGGTCTTGATCGCCCGGTCGAGCCCCGCCGCCAGCCCGGCACCGGGCGTCACCACCCTGTGGCCGGCCGCGGCGAGGGGGCCCGTAAATACGCCCGCTTCAAGGGTCTGTGCCGTGCCGAGCACGCCGACCGCGGCCCCTTTGGACGGGAGGCCGTCGGCCAGGAGACCGTCGGCCAGAAGACCATTAGGCAAAAGATCGGCCGGGCGCCGGAAGGGCTCTGCGATATGCAGGCAGGGCACGGGCACGGCGGCGGCGACCGCATCGAAGGCCAGATGCGCGGTGGCGGCACAAAGGCCGATCACACCGGCCCCGGCCGCGGCAAGCCCCTGCCCCGCCGCCACGAAGGCGGCGGTGACCAGATCGAAACGGCCGCGTTCGGCATCGGCCAGGACGGGCGCGAAAGACAGGCTGGCGATCAGCACCGGCACGGTGCCCGGCTCTGCCAGACGGTTCAGACGCTCGTAATAAAGCGCGGTGGAGGGCCAGCCGGTGCCGCCGATCAGGCCGATGGCGCCAGCCATGGGGAGGGTGTCGCGGGTTTGGGGCGCGCGCATGGCTCAGGCGGCCTCGGCCAGAACCAGCACGATGCCGCCGGCTTCGGCCGCGGGCACGACCAGCCGGCTGCCCTCGTCCCGGAAGCGCACGCCATTGCGGGTAAGCACCGCGCGGGCGGTATCGGCCGAGGCGACGCGCACCTCCACCGCCAGTTCGGCGGCGCTGCCATCGGCGCGGCGCGCGGCATCGCCCCAGGCGGCGGCGAAGCCCGCGGCATCGACCGCCTTAAGGGTCTGATCGCCCAGGGTCACCGAGACCGGCCCCTGCCCGGCCGGATCGATGCCGTAGATCGCGGCCAGATGATTGCGCATCGCCGCCGGATCATCGGTCACCACCGTCGCCGCCGCCCAGTATTCGGCGCCGTTCGGATGGGTGATCCAGGCCGGGCGCAGATAATGGCTGCGGTCCATCACCTCGCAGGCATTGAAGGCGAGCGGCCCGCGCGGGGCATCGGGCACCAGCACCCGGAAATGGATCCGGTCGACCGTGCCGTCCTCGGGGTCGCGATAGTCGGTGTCGAGTTCGTAATACATGCAGGCCGGAAAACCCGCCGCCTGCCAGGCCTGATCGAGCGCGGGCAGATCGGTCGCGGCATGGACGATCATCGCCAGCGCCGGCCTGCGGCCCAGAAGATCGCGCATATAGGGCACGGCATGGGCCGGGTCGGCATAGGCGAATTCCAGGAAATTGGTCATGCGATCATCGGTCGGGCGGAACAGCACCAGATGGTTGCCGCCGCGGCCGCCGGTTTTACCGCCGCCCATCGGCTCGTTGGTCCGCCAGGGCGTGACCGAGAAACCCAGCCGCAGATAGCAGGCGCGGATCGCCGGCAGATCCGGGGTTGAGATCATCAGATGATCGAGACCGATCAATTCCTTACGCATCGCGGAGGCTCCTTGACAGATGGCGGGACGTATTCCACGATCCAGAATATATTCCGCGATACAGGACATCAAGCCGGCCGCGGAGCGGGAGACGACCGATCGGGGGACAGGACCCATGACCAGATTGACGACACTGCGCCGCGGGCTTGCCGCGGCGGCGATCTGCCTGGCGGCGACCGCCGGCACGACGGCCGGGGCGGCCACGCTGACCTATGGCTCGCCGGTGCCGGAACAGGCGCTGTTCAATCGCGAGGGCGTGGTGCCCTTCCTGAAGGGCATCGAGACCGCGACCGAAGGTCGGGTCAAATTCCGCGGCCTGTTCGGCGGCACGGTGGTGAAGATGCCGACGGTGCTGCCCTCGATCCGCGACGGCGTGGTGAATGCGGGCTTCGTGGTGCTGGCCTTCTACCCGTCCGACCTGCCGCATGCCTCGGTGATGTCGGAACTGACCGGTTTCGGCGTCGACCCGGTGGCGGCGATGGGCGCGATCAACGAGGCGTTTTTCCAGGGCTGCCCCGACTGCCTGGACGAGATGCGCCGCGAGGGCCAGATCCCGCTGTTCCTGAATGCGACCGCACCGATGGCGATGCAGTGCACCAGCCCGGTGGCGGGCAAGGCCGATCTTCAGGGCCGCCGGGTCAGCGTGATCGGCAGCCCCGAGGCGCGCTGGGCCGAGGCGCTGGGCATGATCCCGGTCACCACCTCGATCACCGATCTGCTGATCTCGCTGCAGACGGGCAAGACCGATTGCGCGCTGGTGCCGATCAGCTGGGCGCAGAGCTATGGCCTGACCGATGTCGTCAAGGGCGTGATCGACATGCCCCAGGGCATCGTCGGCGGCGCGGTGCCGGTTTCGGTCAGCGTCGAGGCCTGGTGCCGGATCGGCGAGGCCGACCGCAAGGCGATCCTGGCCCATGCCGCGGCATCCGCCCTGCCCTATGTGCAGAAAGCCTATATCGATGCCGATGCCATGGTGCGGCCGAAGCTTGAAGCGGTGGCCGGCTTCTCGGCCGGAGATGCGGCGATGCGCGACGCCTGGCCAGCCTATCAGGCGGGCGAGATCAAGGCACTCGCGGCGCGCGCCGCCGAACGCGGCATCGCAGAGCCCGACGCCTTCGCGGCGCGGATCGCCCTGATCTACCGCAAATGGCACGAGGATTACCTGCCGAAGATCCAGGCCGACCCGGCCGAGATGACCCGGCTGCTGACCGAGACCGTCTTCCCGGAAAGCCTGACGGCGTGCCCCGGCTGATGCGCATCCTTGACCTGCTGGCGGCCCGGGCCGCCACGGCCACCGGCGCGCTGGGCGAACTGGCGGTGCTCGCCATGTTCGCCCATATGGCGCTGGATCTGATCATCCGCCTGGTGGGCGGCGGCACGCCCGAGGGCATGCCCGAGGCGGTGGCGCGGATCTATATGGTGATGGTGGTCTTCCTGCCGCTGGCGGGGCTTCAGGCCAGCGGCCGGCAGATCGAGGTGGCGGTGCTGGCCGAACGGCTGGGCGGCCGGGCGCTTTACCTGCAGCGGCTGGCCGCCGCCCTGGTGACGGTGGCGGTGGCGGGGCTGTTCACCTGGCTGTCGTTCGATGTCGCCTGGGTGGCGACGCTGCGCGGCGAGCGGGTGGTGCTGACCGGCTTTTCCCTGCCGGTCTGGCCGGGGCGCTGGGCGGTGGTGGCGGGGTTCGGCGCGCTGGCGCTGGTGGCCCTGGCTCAGCTGATCCGCACCGCAGCCGGCCGCGCGCCGGTGGAGGCCGCCCATGGCGCTTGAGAGCCTCGCCCCGGAATACCAGGCCTGCCTGGCCCTGCTGCTGTTTCTGGGGCTGGCGGCGCTGCGCGTGCCGATCGCCTTCGCCCTGTTCACGGCCGGGCTGGCGGGGACGGTGGCGATGATCGGCATCGGCCCGGGCTTTGCCCTGCTGTCGCGCGCGCCGCTGGAATTCGCCGCCAGCTGGGAGCTTTCGGCCGTGCCGATGTTCCTGCTGATGGGCAATATCGTCGCCCGCGCCGGGCTTGCCGATGTGCTGTTCACGCTGTTTCAGCACCTGACGAGGCGGGTGCCGGGCGGGCTGGCGGTTGCGACCAACATCACCTGTGCCGCCTTTGGCACGGCATCGGGGTCGAGCCTGGCGGCCACGGTGGGTGTCGGCCGGATCGCCGTGCCGCAGATGCTGAAACGCGGCTATGACCCGGGGCTGATCGCCGGGGTCTGCGGCTGTGCCGGCACCATCGCCGCGGTGATCCCGCCCTCCATCCCCTTCATCATCTTCGCGATCCTGACCGAACAATCGGTGCTGACCATGTTCGCCGCCGGCCTGCTGCCGGGGCTGCTGACCGCCCTTGCCTATACGGTGATGATCATCCTGCGCGCCCGGCTGAACCCGGCGATCGCCGGCGCCGATGCCCGCGAGGATGCGGGCCCCCGGCCGGGCCTGCGCGATCTGCTGGGGGTGTGGCCGGTGGCGGCGATCGCGGCCATGGTGATCGCGGGGCTTTATGGCGGCTTCGCGACGCCGACCGAAGCCGGCGGGCTGGGGGCGCTGGCGGCGCTGATCGTGGCGCTGATCCGCCGCACGCTCGACCGCGCGGGTTTTCGGGCCGCCATCGCCGACACCGCCCGGACCACGGCCGCGATCCTGATCGTGGCGGTGGGGGCAAGCACGCTCTCCACCTATCTGGCGCTGACCGGTTTTCCGGAAGTCGTCGCCGGGCAGCTGGCGGTGTTCGCCGATACCGATATCGCCTTCCTGCTGGTGCTGTCGGTGGTGCTGCTGGCGCTGGGCACGGTGCTGGACCCGATGGGGGTGATGCTGCTGGCCCTGCCGATCTTTCTGCCGGCGGTGGAGGCGCGCGGGCTCGACATGGTCTGGTTCGGGGTGATCGCGGTGAAGTATATCGAGATCGGGTTGATCACGCCGCCGCTCGGATTGAACTTGTTTGCGGCCCATGGTCTGATGCCGGCCGGCATCTCCTTCGGCCGCGTGGTGCGCGGCGCCGCGTGGTTTCTTCTCGCTGAAATGGTCGTCATGGTTCTGTTGCTCGCCTTCCCCGGCATTTCCCTCTGGCTGCCCTCGGTGATCCGATGAGCGGGGTGGAGATGGAGGACGACAAGGGGGCGGACGACGAGAAGGGGGTGGAGCGGCGATCCGGCACCATTCAGTCGGTGTCGATCGCGGCGCGCTTTCTCACCATCCTGGCCGATGCCGAGGGGCCGATGGCGCTGGGCGAGCTGGCCCGGCGCGCCGGCACCGGCACCTCCACCGCCCATCGCTATATGCAAAGCCTGATCAAGGAAGGGCTGGCGGTGCAGGAAACCGCCAGCGGCCGCTATGATCTGGGGCCCACGGCGCTGGATATCGGCATCGGCGCGCTGCGCCGGATCGATGCGGTGGAGGTGGCGGCACGCCATATGAAGGCGCTGGCCATGCGCATCGCCGCCAGCGGCGGGGTGGCGATCTGGACCGATCGCGGCCCCACCGTGGTGCGCTGGTATCGCAGCGCCTATTTCTCGATCAGCGCCATTGGCCTCGGCGATGTGCTGCCGCTGGACAACACCGCCTGCGGCCTGGTCTTCCAGGCCTTTCTGCCGCCGGAGCGGATCGAGGTGGCGCGCAGGCTCCAGCCGGCGCCGTTTCGCGGCAAGCCGCCGGCCGCCCGCGATCTGGCGCAGATCCGCGAAAGCTTCGGCCATGAACTCAGCGGCCATCTGCTGTCGGGGATCACCGGCCAGGCGGCGCCGGTTTTCGATGCCCAGCATGAAGTCGCCTGCGTGGTGACCACCACCACCGGCACCGCCCTGCCGGAAGCCGACCGCGCCCTGATCTTCGCCGCAGCGCGGGAGGCCTCGGCCGAAGCCGGCGGCGCCGGGGCCTATGGCCGGCCATAACATCTTTCAAACACCGTATATTTTGCGCTGCGGCGCGCAGCCGCTATGATCGCGCCTGCCCACGGCAGACGCGCCGCGGGCGGCGGGTCCGCCGATCATGCCCCCATATGCCCGGGATCATATGCCAGCAGGGCCATATGCCAAGAGGGTGGCCGGACCGGCAAAGCGGAAGACGACCGACAGGGAAGGTGGAGTTCATGAGCATGAGGTTCGACGGCCGCGTTGCCATCGTGACCGGGGCCGGCGGCGGCCTTGGGCGTTGCCATGCGCTGGCGCTGGCCGCGCGCGGTGCGAAGGTGGTGGTGAACGATCTGGGCGCCGACGGCCGGTCTTCGGATGCGGCCGCCCAGGTCGTGGCCGAGATCGAGGCCGCCGGCGGCGAGGCGATGGCGAGCGGCGCCTCGGTGACCGATGCGGCGGCGGTGGAGGCGATGGTCGCCGAGACCATGGCGCGCTGGGGCCGGGTCGACATTCTGGTCAACAATGCCGGCATTCTGCGCGACAAGAGCTTCGCGAAGATGAGCCTGGACGATTTCCGCCTGGTGGTCGACGTGCACCTGATGGGTGCGGTGATCTGCACCAAGGCGGTGTGGGAGATCATGCGCGCGCAGAATTACGGCCGCGTGGTGATGACCACCTCGTCCTCGGGCCTGTACGGCAATTTCGGCCAGTCCAATTACGGCGCCGCCAAGATGGCGCTGGTCGGGCTGATGCAGACCCTGTCGCTGGAAGGTGTGAAGAACGACATCCGCGTCAACTGCCTGGCCCCCACCGCCGCCACCCGCATGACCGAGGGCCTGATGACGGCCGAGGTTCTGGCGGCGCTGCGCCCCGAGACGGTCTCCCCCGGCCTGCTCTATCTGGTGTCGGAAGACGCGCCGACCCGGATGATCCTGAACGCCGGCGCCGGCAGCTTTGAACGCGCCTATGTGACGCTGACCGAAGGCGTCTACATCGGCGACGGCCCCGACGCCGCCGAGCAGATCGCCGCCCGCATCGACGAAATCGGCGACCGCGCCCGCGAAATCGTGCCGGAAAGCGGCACCGCCCAGGGCACGTTCGAAATCGGCAACGCCACGGCGGCGCTGAAGAAGAGCTGACCTTTGACCTGCCCGGGTACGGGCGGGGTGGAGGGGTGAGAACGGCCGCATCCTTGGGGGTGCGGCTGTTTTTTTTGGGGGGGTGGGGTCAGAAATCGGGGGGTGAGAGGTCGGTGGTCCAGACCGCTTAGATAGGTAACAGTTCAGCCCGCCGACGTGGGTAACAGGTGTGCAAGATGATCGCGGCCGGCTATCATGACGTCGTCTACATCAAGCCCTCCACCCAGATTCTTATAGCCGTCTCAAATGGTGGAGAGATCGCCGCACCCTTTTTCAACTTGAAGATGGCGTGGCATCTGATTTACGGTGC encodes the following:
- a CDS encoding aspartate/glutamate racemase family protein; the encoded protein is MAGAIGLIGGTGWPSTALYYERLNRLAEPGTVPVLIASLSFAPVLADAERGRFDLVTAAFVAAGQGLAAAGAGVIGLCAATAHLAFDAVAAAVPVPCLHIAEPFRRPADLLPNGLLADGLLADGLPSKGAAVGVLGTAQTLEAGVFTGPLAAAGHRVVTPGAGLAAGLDRAIKTGISSGRPTPADIAAVQAALDDLVAGGADAVVLGCTELPLIRDRLRPAVPLIDAVAAHCQALLSRSRG
- a CDS encoding VOC family protein is translated as MRKELIGLDHLMISTPDLPAIRACYLRLGFSVTPWRTNEPMGGGKTGGRGGNHLVLFRPTDDRMTNFLEFAYADPAHAVPYMRDLLGRRPALAMIVHAATDLPALDQAWQAAGFPACMYYELDTDYRDPEDGTVDRIHFRVLVPDAPRGPLAFNACEVMDRSHYLRPAWITHPNGAEYWAAATVVTDDPAAMRNHLAAIYGIDPAGQGPVSVTLGDQTLKAVDAAGFAAAWGDAARRADGSAAELAVEVRVASADTARAVLTRNGVRFRDEGSRLVVPAAEAGGIVLVLAEAA
- a CDS encoding type 2 periplasmic-binding domain-containing protein; translated protein: MTRLTTLRRGLAAAAICLAATAGTTAGAATLTYGSPVPEQALFNREGVVPFLKGIETATEGRVKFRGLFGGTVVKMPTVLPSIRDGVVNAGFVVLAFYPSDLPHASVMSELTGFGVDPVAAMGAINEAFFQGCPDCLDEMRREGQIPLFLNATAPMAMQCTSPVAGKADLQGRRVSVIGSPEARWAEALGMIPVTTSITDLLISLQTGKTDCALVPISWAQSYGLTDVVKGVIDMPQGIVGGAVPVSVSVEAWCRIGEADRKAILAHAAASALPYVQKAYIDADAMVRPKLEAVAGFSAGDAAMRDAWPAYQAGEIKALAARAAERGIAEPDAFAARIALIYRKWHEDYLPKIQADPAEMTRLLTETVFPESLTACPG
- a CDS encoding TRAP transporter small permease subunit → MRILDLLAARAATATGALGELAVLAMFAHMALDLIIRLVGGGTPEGMPEAVARIYMVMVVFLPLAGLQASGRQIEVAVLAERLGGRALYLQRLAAALVTVAVAGLFTWLSFDVAWVATLRGERVVLTGFSLPVWPGRWAVVAGFGALALVALAQLIRTAAGRAPVEAAHGA
- a CDS encoding TRAP transporter large permease translates to MALESLAPEYQACLALLLFLGLAALRVPIAFALFTAGLAGTVAMIGIGPGFALLSRAPLEFAASWELSAVPMFLLMGNIVARAGLADVLFTLFQHLTRRVPGGLAVATNITCAAFGTASGSSLAATVGVGRIAVPQMLKRGYDPGLIAGVCGCAGTIAAVIPPSIPFIIFAILTEQSVLTMFAAGLLPGLLTALAYTVMIILRARLNPAIAGADAREDAGPRPGLRDLLGVWPVAAIAAMVIAGLYGGFATPTEAGGLGALAALIVALIRRTLDRAGFRAAIADTARTTAAILIVAVGASTLSTYLALTGFPEVVAGQLAVFADTDIAFLLVLSVVLLALGTVLDPMGVMLLALPIFLPAVEARGLDMVWFGVIAVKYIEIGLITPPLGLNLFAAHGLMPAGISFGRVVRGAAWFLLAEMVVMVLLLAFPGISLWLPSVIR
- a CDS encoding IclR family transcriptional regulator, yielding MEDDKGADDEKGVERRSGTIQSVSIAARFLTILADAEGPMALGELARRAGTGTSTAHRYMQSLIKEGLAVQETASGRYDLGPTALDIGIGALRRIDAVEVAARHMKALAMRIAASGGVAIWTDRGPTVVRWYRSAYFSISAIGLGDVLPLDNTACGLVFQAFLPPERIEVARRLQPAPFRGKPPAARDLAQIRESFGHELSGHLLSGITGQAAPVFDAQHEVACVVTTTTGTALPEADRALIFAAAREASAEAGGAGAYGRP
- a CDS encoding SDR family NAD(P)-dependent oxidoreductase, whose amino-acid sequence is MSMRFDGRVAIVTGAGGGLGRCHALALAARGAKVVVNDLGADGRSSDAAAQVVAEIEAAGGEAMASGASVTDAAAVEAMVAETMARWGRVDILVNNAGILRDKSFAKMSLDDFRLVVDVHLMGAVICTKAVWEIMRAQNYGRVVMTTSSSGLYGNFGQSNYGAAKMALVGLMQTLSLEGVKNDIRVNCLAPTAATRMTEGLMTAEVLAALRPETVSPGLLYLVSEDAPTRMILNAGAGSFERAYVTLTEGVYIGDGPDAAEQIAARIDEIGDRAREIVPESGTAQGTFEIGNATAALKKS